A single genomic interval of Sinorhizobium garamanticum harbors:
- a CDS encoding class I adenylate-forming enzyme family protein yields the protein MPLAEAIMGHAGERPHDPAFHIEDRVFSFGELAADASRILRTIEQSVPAGTDGSVLSGRARLIALQTGNHPLFAAAFIAATAGGNCAALIDPHLPEPTRRRMIEQLRPDIVVHPEGDTLRLGQPAAGENTPIDTAADGIGTIPVGDGGEPFLIVFTSGTTGEPKAIIRDRRSWRLSLETGQSFFGIGSGTTTYAPGPLAHGLTLYALAESLKAGAEFIGAHHFDPRQAVATIAARKVKRLVLVPTMLRRLCEQVRGSTTLPLVEAITVAGAKLTPADRKAARLAFPEARVIEYYGASELGFITVAGAADNHAPTAVGKAFPGVRLQILDEAGGRLPAGETGTIFVESALISDGYVAGGDGAGFRRHGDLATVGDLGFLDPDGTLHLIGRFGGMVLSGGNNIYPSEVEAVIMAADNVSTVQVLGLDHPDLGSELAAIIEPRGEAFDHLSLERHLAAALPRYKHPRKIWLCRAMPMTASGKIATKELRQWIAEGNGALERLI from the coding sequence ATGCCGCTCGCCGAAGCAATCATGGGTCATGCGGGTGAACGCCCGCATGACCCGGCTTTCCACATCGAGGACCGGGTCTTCTCCTTCGGAGAACTCGCCGCCGACGCAAGTCGCATCCTGCGCACGATCGAACAATCCGTGCCAGCCGGTACGGACGGCAGCGTTCTTTCAGGCCGCGCGCGGCTGATCGCGCTGCAGACCGGCAATCACCCGCTCTTTGCCGCTGCCTTCATCGCCGCGACCGCCGGCGGCAATTGCGCCGCGCTCATCGATCCGCATCTGCCTGAGCCGACGCGCCGGCGGATGATCGAGCAGCTGCGGCCCGACATCGTCGTCCATCCGGAGGGCGATACGCTACGGCTCGGACAGCCGGCGGCGGGCGAAAACACTCCCATCGACACCGCCGCCGATGGCATCGGTACCATCCCTGTCGGCGACGGCGGCGAACCTTTCCTCATCGTCTTCACCTCCGGCACGACGGGAGAACCGAAAGCGATCATCCGCGATCGCCGGTCCTGGCGTCTCAGCCTCGAAACCGGCCAGAGCTTTTTCGGGATCGGGTCCGGAACGACAACCTATGCTCCAGGGCCGCTTGCCCACGGCCTGACGCTCTATGCGCTTGCCGAAAGCTTGAAGGCAGGCGCCGAATTCATCGGCGCCCACCATTTCGACCCCCGGCAAGCCGTGGCGACGATCGCAGCGAGGAAGGTCAAGCGACTCGTCCTGGTGCCGACGATGCTGCGACGGCTCTGCGAGCAGGTGCGAGGCTCGACCACCCTGCCCTTAGTCGAAGCAATCACCGTCGCCGGCGCCAAGCTTACGCCCGCGGACCGGAAGGCCGCGCGCCTTGCCTTTCCCGAGGCGCGCGTCATCGAGTATTACGGCGCGTCCGAGCTCGGCTTCATTACCGTCGCCGGTGCAGCCGACAACCACGCGCCGACGGCCGTCGGCAAGGCGTTCCCCGGCGTCCGGCTCCAGATCCTCGACGAGGCGGGAGGTCGCCTTCCCGCAGGCGAGACCGGTACGATCTTCGTCGAAAGCGCGCTCATATCCGATGGTTATGTTGCGGGCGGCGATGGCGCAGGGTTTCGCCGGCACGGCGATCTCGCAACGGTCGGCGATCTGGGCTTCCTCGACCCTGACGGCACGCTGCATCTGATCGGCCGTTTTGGAGGGATGGTGCTTTCGGGCGGCAACAACATTTATCCGTCCGAGGTCGAGGCCGTTATCATGGCCGCCGACAATGTGAGCACCGTCCAGGTCCTGGGCCTCGACCACCCCGACCTCGGCAGCGAGCTCGCAGCCATCATCGAGCCGCGCGGCGAGGCTTTCGACCATCTTTCACTCGAACGTCATCTTGCTGCCGCCCTGCCGCGCTACAAGCATCCGCGCAAGATCTGGCTCTGCCGTGCAATGCCGATGACGGCCTCCGGCAAGATCGCCACCAAGGAGCTCCGGCAATGGATCGCGGAGGGGAACGGTGCCCTTGAACGCCTCATATGA
- a CDS encoding methyl-accepting chemotaxis protein, producing MSLKNISLSRKLGLTFAGLIALFLAVSAIVYSKAELARQASIRQSQSQRLVTLIDEASQAMLEQAVNLRGFLLFRSDSTYNDVFANRERMEQSIAAARQAASDEAQLLTLIGNMQKAADVYYNELAKPQLEARRTTEMPIIEVIEIGRNATKGQLDAFREAAAKIKEQARNWSAEQEALQANATSVLLAALGLGAVAATVAAVLMAWVLSRVIVRPIVGMTGAMGRLAAGSHDIGVPALDRKDEVGRMARAVLVFREAAVEKLRLSGETERMRSEAEAERGRADADRAREAAEIRSAMEALGGGLAALAEGNIAHRIEVPFAERLDPLRVDFNQSLEKLQATLRAVGENASAINAGAAEIREAASDLARRTEQQAASVEETAAALEEITTTVRDSTKRAEDAGVLVERTRQGAEKSGEVVRRAVSAMHEIEKSSGEISNIIGVIDEIAFQTNLLALNAGVEAARAGEAGKGFAVVAQEVRELAQRSANAAKEIKALIMTSGNQVRAGVELVGETGEALEAIVREVREINQHVSAIVTAAREQSTGLQEINTAVNAMDQGTQQNAAMVEQSTAASHNLAREATALDSLIAQFNLGDRRRAAVAVSSSTARPVASPARQLGQKLARSFGSAALAQSQDWTEF from the coding sequence ATGTCTCTGAAGAACATTTCCCTCAGCCGCAAACTCGGCCTGACCTTTGCGGGGCTGATTGCGCTCTTCCTGGCCGTGTCTGCGATCGTCTACTCGAAAGCCGAGCTCGCAAGGCAGGCATCGATCCGACAGAGCCAGTCTCAACGGCTCGTCACCCTCATCGACGAGGCTTCCCAGGCGATGCTGGAGCAGGCGGTCAATCTCCGCGGCTTCCTGCTCTTCCGCAGCGACAGCACTTACAACGATGTCTTCGCAAATCGCGAACGGATGGAGCAGAGCATTGCCGCTGCTCGCCAGGCGGCCTCGGACGAGGCGCAGCTGCTGACCCTTATCGGCAATATGCAGAAGGCCGCCGACGTCTATTACAACGAACTCGCCAAGCCGCAGTTGGAGGCACGCCGCACGACGGAAATGCCGATCATCGAGGTCATCGAGATTGGCCGCAACGCCACCAAGGGCCAGCTCGACGCGTTCCGCGAGGCGGCAGCCAAGATAAAGGAGCAGGCGCGCAATTGGTCGGCCGAACAGGAGGCTCTCCAGGCGAATGCCACTTCTGTTCTGCTTGCGGCGCTCGGTTTGGGCGCCGTCGCCGCGACCGTGGCGGCGGTCCTGATGGCGTGGGTGCTCTCGCGCGTGATCGTGCGCCCGATCGTCGGCATGACCGGGGCGATGGGCCGCCTCGCCGCCGGCAGTCATGACATCGGGGTACCGGCCCTCGACCGAAAGGACGAGGTCGGGCGGATGGCACGTGCGGTGCTTGTCTTCCGCGAAGCTGCGGTCGAAAAGCTCAGGCTTTCCGGTGAAACCGAAAGGATGAGGAGCGAGGCTGAAGCCGAACGGGGCCGAGCGGATGCAGACAGGGCACGCGAGGCGGCCGAGATCCGCTCCGCGATGGAAGCGCTCGGCGGCGGGCTCGCAGCCCTTGCCGAAGGCAATATCGCCCATCGTATCGAGGTGCCGTTTGCCGAACGCCTCGACCCGCTGCGCGTGGACTTCAACCAGTCGCTGGAGAAGCTTCAGGCGACGCTCCGCGCCGTCGGCGAGAATGCAAGCGCCATCAATGCCGGCGCCGCTGAGATCCGCGAAGCCGCAAGCGATCTGGCGAGGCGCACCGAACAGCAGGCCGCTTCGGTCGAGGAAACGGCGGCGGCACTGGAAGAGATCACGACGACGGTGCGCGATTCGACCAAACGCGCCGAAGATGCCGGGGTTCTCGTCGAGCGTACACGCCAAGGAGCGGAAAAGTCCGGCGAGGTCGTTCGCCGCGCCGTCAGCGCCATGCACGAGATCGAAAAATCGTCGGGCGAAATCTCGAACATCATCGGTGTCATCGACGAAATCGCCTTCCAGACCAACCTGCTGGCGCTCAACGCCGGCGTCGAGGCCGCCCGCGCCGGCGAGGCGGGCAAGGGCTTTGCCGTCGTCGCGCAGGAGGTGCGCGAGCTTGCGCAGCGTTCGGCAAACGCGGCCAAGGAAATCAAGGCGCTCATCATGACCTCCGGCAACCAGGTGCGCGCCGGCGTCGAACTCGTCGGCGAGACGGGCGAGGCCCTTGAAGCGATCGTCCGCGAGGTGCGCGAGATCAACCAGCATGTGAGCGCAATCGTCACTGCCGCCCGCGAACAATCGACCGGACTGCAGGAGATCAATACGGCGGTCAACGCCATGGATCAGGGCACGCAGCAGAATGCGGCGATGGTTGAGCAATCGACGGCCGCCAGCCACAACCTCGCGCGTGAGGCGACGGCTCTGGACAGCCTCATCGCGCAGTTCAATCTCGGCGATCGCCGCCGGGCGGCCGTGGCGGTTTCTTCGTCGACAGCGAGGCCCGTTGCGTCCCCCGCTCGGCAACTGGGTCAGAAACTGGCACGGTCCTTTGGCTCTGCGGCGCTGGCGCAGAGCCAGGATTGGACCGAGTTCTGA
- a CDS encoding acyl-CoA thioesterase, translated as MDGTQRENVTEIRIPFRDIDMHGHMHNAAYYAHAEAALSDLWRHRPTVRNEPAYLVRRSACVFHRGLRYDEPARFIVNVSKIGGSSVSFAVRVEAGGQLVAEVEIVWVAVDPTRHAPVPLPVATREWLTTYLA; from the coding sequence ATGGACGGCACGCAACGGGAAAATGTAACGGAAATCCGCATTCCGTTTCGCGATATAGACATGCACGGCCACATGCACAATGCGGCCTACTACGCCCATGCAGAGGCTGCCTTGTCCGACCTCTGGCGCCACCGGCCGACCGTCAGGAACGAGCCTGCCTATCTCGTGCGCCGCTCGGCCTGCGTCTTCCACCGCGGTCTGCGCTACGACGAGCCGGCTCGTTTCATCGTCAACGTCTCGAAGATCGGCGGCAGTTCGGTGAGCTTTGCGGTGCGCGTCGAGGCTGGCGGCCAGCTTGTCGCCGAGGTCGAGATTGTCTGGGTGGCGGTCGATCCCACTCGCCATGCCCCGGTGCCGCTGCCTGTCGCCACACGCGAATGGCTGACCACCTATCTCGCGTGA
- a CDS encoding TlyA family RNA methyltransferase, with protein sequence MSTETNMTIRLDQLLLNKGLVASRARARDAIQRGTVKVDGRTVTKPAATFGEGVAITIDDPAQAYVSRAALKLVAALDHFGLDPTGQTCIDIGASTGGFTEVLLMRDAHHVVAVDVGHGQIHPRIAEDPRVTNIEGLNARAMTIADVGDHAITFVVSDVSFISLKLALPPALGMAEPGAHCVLLVKPQFEAGREAISKAGLLKDPESAPAVAAELERWLVEDMGWRSLGLIPSPIAGGEGNTEFLLAGVKP encoded by the coding sequence ATGTCCACTGAAACAAACATGACGATCCGCCTCGACCAGTTGCTCCTGAACAAGGGTCTGGTCGCCAGCCGCGCCCGCGCGCGCGATGCCATCCAGCGAGGTACCGTCAAGGTCGACGGCCGCACCGTTACCAAGCCCGCCGCCACGTTCGGCGAAGGCGTCGCGATCACCATCGACGATCCGGCGCAGGCGTATGTTTCCCGTGCGGCGCTGAAGCTCGTCGCCGCCCTCGACCATTTCGGCCTCGACCCAACCGGGCAGACCTGCATCGATATCGGCGCCTCGACCGGCGGATTCACGGAGGTGCTGCTCATGCGCGACGCCCACCATGTCGTGGCTGTCGACGTCGGCCACGGACAGATACACCCGCGCATTGCGGAAGATCCGCGCGTCACCAATATCGAAGGGCTGAACGCCCGGGCGATGACGATCGCGGACGTCGGCGATCATGCAATCACCTTCGTCGTTTCCGACGTCTCCTTCATTTCTTTGAAACTGGCGCTCCCGCCCGCGCTCGGCATGGCCGAACCCGGCGCGCATTGCGTGCTGCTCGTCAAGCCGCAATTCGAGGCCGGCCGCGAGGCGATCAGCAAGGCCGGGCTGCTCAAGGATCCGGAGAGCGCCCCTGCCGTCGCCGCCGAATTGGAGCGCTGGCTTGTGGAGGACATGGGCTGGCGGAGCCTTGGTCTCATTCCGTCCCCCATCGCCGGCGGCGAGGGCAATACCGAATTCCTCCTTGCCGGTGTGAAGCCATGA
- a CDS encoding zinc-dependent alcohol dehydrogenase family protein, whose translation MRSSLVRQFGDPGQVIELVDIDRAMPGAREVEIAISLSAINPSDLIPVTGAYSARTVLPFVPGFEGVGVVTRIGAGVKDMKPGDRVIPIGASGLWQQFLVRPAEWCFTVPDDIDDQQAATSYVNPLTALRLVEQLREHFGSLKGRSVGVTAAGSAIGGMLLRLLALEEVTTTAIVRSEKSMSRLRHADRTIVADGVSLPPRLAFDAVLDAVGGTLAGGLVTRSVQSGGIFIQYGALSGVPVPQAAISGRLDVRFAFLWLRTWVHSAGRDALEAAFERSFAGLRDGLFASPVAAIYPLSRLAEALAHQVDPLREGKILLDPRC comes from the coding sequence ATGCGCTCTTCTCTGGTTAGACAGTTTGGCGACCCCGGACAAGTGATCGAACTCGTCGATATCGATCGCGCCATGCCGGGAGCGCGAGAAGTCGAGATCGCCATCTCGCTTTCGGCCATCAATCCATCGGACCTGATCCCCGTCACGGGGGCCTACAGCGCGCGTACCGTGCTGCCCTTCGTTCCCGGTTTTGAGGGCGTCGGCGTGGTCACCCGGATCGGGGCGGGCGTAAAGGATATGAAGCCCGGAGATCGGGTGATCCCGATCGGCGCGAGCGGCCTGTGGCAGCAGTTCCTCGTCCGCCCGGCCGAATGGTGTTTTACCGTTCCGGACGACATCGACGACCAGCAGGCTGCCACGAGTTACGTCAACCCCCTGACGGCTCTAAGGCTCGTCGAGCAATTGCGAGAGCATTTCGGGTCGCTTAAGGGCCGCAGCGTCGGCGTGACCGCGGCCGGCTCCGCTATCGGCGGCATGCTCCTGCGCCTGCTCGCACTGGAGGAAGTGACGACGACCGCCATCGTTCGAAGCGAAAAGAGCATGAGCCGCCTTCGCCATGCGGACCGGACCATCGTCGCAGACGGCGTTAGCCTTCCGCCACGGCTCGCTTTCGACGCCGTGCTCGATGCCGTGGGCGGAACTTTGGCGGGTGGGTTGGTTACACGCTCCGTTCAGTCAGGTGGGATCTTCATCCAGTACGGTGCCTTGAGCGGTGTGCCGGTGCCGCAGGCGGCAATCAGCGGCCGGCTGGACGTCCGTTTCGCCTTCCTTTGGCTTAGGACCTGGGTGCATTCGGCCGGCCGCGATGCGCTCGAAGCCGCCTTCGAGCGAAGCTTTGCGGGTCTGCGCGACGGGCTGTTTGCCAGTCCGGTCGCAGCCATTTATCCGTTGAGCCGTCTCGCGGAAGCCCTGGCGCATCAGGTGGATCCGCTCCGCGAAGGCAAGATCCTGCTCGATCCGCGCTGTTGA
- a CDS encoding histone deacetylase family protein, with translation MATFLYENPVFLEHKVPEGHPERPDRLRALNLALEHPNFAELKRIRAPRGSEDLVLLAHPEEHLRSIVREIPEEDINQFEADTCASPQSLVAALTGIGGAVAAVDAVFAGEAHNAFVAARPPGHHAEKKKAMGFCFFNTIAIAARHAQKAHGAERVAIVDWDVHHGNGTQDIFWDDPSVLFCSTHQMPLYPGTGAKDETGVDDNIVNAPLSPNSGSEHFRDAFRTRVLSALDDFRPDFVLISAGFDAHHRDPLAQINLVAEDFDWATGRLMEVAGRTAGNRIVSLLEGGYDLQGLAESAGMHILRLMRG, from the coding sequence ATGGCTACGTTCCTCTACGAAAATCCGGTCTTCCTGGAGCACAAGGTTCCCGAGGGTCATCCCGAGCGGCCGGACCGGCTGAGGGCGCTGAACCTGGCGCTGGAGCATCCGAATTTTGCCGAGCTTAAACGGATCCGGGCGCCAAGGGGCAGCGAGGATCTGGTTCTGCTCGCCCATCCGGAAGAACACCTGAGGTCGATCGTCCGGGAGATTCCTGAAGAAGACATAAACCAGTTCGAGGCGGATACCTGTGCGAGCCCGCAGAGCCTTGTTGCGGCGCTGACGGGTATCGGCGGCGCCGTCGCGGCGGTGGACGCCGTCTTCGCCGGAGAGGCGCACAACGCATTCGTCGCGGCACGTCCGCCGGGACACCACGCCGAAAAAAAGAAGGCGATGGGCTTCTGCTTCTTCAACACGATTGCGATCGCCGCGCGCCATGCGCAAAAGGCGCACGGGGCCGAGCGCGTCGCGATCGTCGACTGGGACGTCCACCACGGCAACGGCACGCAGGACATTTTCTGGGACGACCCGTCGGTGCTCTTCTGCTCGACCCATCAGATGCCGCTCTATCCCGGCACCGGCGCCAAGGACGAGACGGGTGTTGATGACAACATCGTCAATGCCCCGCTCTCGCCGAACAGCGGCAGCGAGCATTTCCGCGACGCTTTCCGGACGCGGGTGCTCAGCGCACTCGATGATTTCCGTCCCGACTTCGTCCTGATCTCCGCCGGCTTCGATGCCCATCACCGCGATCCGCTGGCGCAGATCAACCTCGTGGCCGAGGATTTCGACTGGGCAACCGGCCGCCTCATGGAAGTCGCCGGCAGGACCGCCGGCAACCGTATCGTCAGCCTACTCGAGGGCGGCTATGACCTGCAGGGACTCGCCGAATCGGCGGGTATGCATATTTTGAGATTGATGAGAGGGTAA
- a CDS encoding pirin family protein yields the protein MSFFPGPDPLAGDKPACDAIEHLIIPRTSDIGGLAVRRALPTARRRLVGPFIFFDRMGPALLRAGQAIDVRPHPHIGLSTVTYLFDGEIKHRDSLGTEMVIRPGDVNLMTAGRGIVHSERSPENQRNHERSLSGLQTWLALPDHKEEIDPLFDHTEKHMLPALSDGGVQARVVIGGFEGATSPVSTFTDTIYVDLMIEPGKSAPFAANWEERALYILSGEAIIAGDHFADNQLLVFRPGDEITVTAGPAGCHVMLFGGAALGSPRHIWWNFVSSSKDRIDKAKEEWRTGRFDIVPGDEEEFIPLPES from the coding sequence ATGTCGTTTTTTCCGGGTCCCGATCCGCTCGCTGGTGACAAGCCCGCCTGCGACGCCATCGAACATCTCATCATTCCGCGCACCAGTGACATCGGCGGCCTCGCGGTTCGCCGGGCACTGCCGACCGCAAGGCGCCGCCTGGTCGGTCCCTTCATTTTCTTCGATCGGATGGGGCCGGCGCTACTTCGGGCCGGCCAGGCAATCGACGTTCGCCCGCATCCGCATATCGGCCTTTCGACCGTCACCTATCTCTTCGACGGCGAGATCAAGCACCGCGACAGCCTCGGCACCGAAATGGTGATCCGCCCCGGAGACGTAAACCTTATGACCGCTGGCCGCGGCATCGTGCATTCCGAACGCTCACCGGAAAATCAGCGCAACCACGAACGTTCGCTGTCGGGCCTGCAAACCTGGCTGGCGCTCCCTGACCACAAGGAAGAAATCGACCCGCTCTTCGATCACACGGAAAAGCATATGCTGCCGGCTCTTTCCGATGGCGGCGTCCAGGCGCGCGTTGTCATCGGGGGGTTCGAGGGTGCGACCTCGCCGGTCTCCACCTTTACCGATACGATTTACGTCGACCTGATGATCGAACCGGGCAAGAGCGCGCCGTTTGCGGCCAATTGGGAAGAACGGGCGCTCTACATCCTTTCCGGTGAAGCGATCATCGCCGGCGATCACTTTGCCGACAACCAGCTGCTCGTCTTCCGCCCCGGCGATGAAATCACCGTGACGGCGGGTCCTGCGGGCTGTCACGTCATGCTGTTCGGTGGCGCCGCTCTCGGCTCGCCGCGCCACATCTGGTGGAATTTCGTTTCCTCGTCCAAGGACCGGATCGACAAGGCAAAGGAAGAATGGCGCACCGGGCGCTTCGATATCGTGCCGGGGGACGAGGAAGAGTTCATACCTTTGCCCGAAAGCTAA
- the dxs gene encoding 1-deoxy-D-xylulose-5-phosphate synthase — MPATPLLDQVKFPDDLKKIDDRDLPQLASELRAEMIDAVSRTGGHLGAGLGVVELTIAIHKIFDTPHDRLIFDVGHQCYPHKILTGRRDRIRTLRQEGGLSGFTRRAESEYDPFGAAHSSTSISAGLGMAVAADLDGKSRNVIAVIGDGALSAGMAYEALNNAGALDARLIVILNDNDMSIAPPTGAMSAYLARLASGRTYMGIREVGKKLTAYLGKSVDRAITRAVEHARGYVTGGTLFEEMGFYHIGPIDGHSFDHLLPVLRNVRDNAKGPVLIHVVTQKGKGYPPAEAAADKYHGVNKFDVITGAQTKAKPNAPAYTSVFAEALIQEASLDDKIVAITAAMPTGTGLDRFASVHPSRCFDVGIAEQHAVTFAAGLAAEGYKPFAALYSTFLQRAYDQVVHDVAIQGLPVRFPIDRAGFVGADGPTHAGSFDTTYLATLPGFVVMAAADEAELKHMVRTAAAYDEGPISFRYPRGEGVGVELPERGQILQIGKGRIVKEGSKIALLSFGTRLADCLMAAEDLDAAGLSTTVADARFAKPLDHDLIRQLARHHEVLVTIEEGAVGGFASHVLQFLAMDGLLDGGLKVRPMVMPDIWMEQAKPEAMYAAAGLDRAGIVSTVFQALGQKQTVGLGAAG; from the coding sequence ATGCCGGCGACACCATTGCTTGATCAGGTTAAGTTCCCCGACGATCTGAAGAAGATCGACGACAGGGATCTGCCGCAGCTGGCAAGTGAACTGCGCGCGGAAATGATCGATGCAGTGTCGCGCACCGGTGGCCATCTCGGCGCCGGCCTTGGCGTCGTCGAGCTGACGATTGCGATTCACAAGATTTTCGACACGCCGCATGACCGCCTGATCTTCGACGTCGGCCATCAGTGCTATCCGCACAAGATCCTGACGGGGCGGCGTGACCGCATCCGTACCCTGCGCCAGGAAGGCGGCCTTTCCGGCTTCACACGGCGCGCCGAAAGCGAATACGACCCCTTCGGCGCGGCGCATTCCTCGACTTCGATCTCCGCCGGGCTCGGCATGGCAGTCGCCGCCGATCTCGACGGCAAGTCCCGCAACGTGATCGCCGTAATCGGCGATGGCGCGCTCTCGGCCGGCATGGCCTATGAAGCACTGAACAACGCCGGGGCGCTGGACGCGCGCCTCATCGTCATCCTCAACGACAACGACATGTCGATCGCGCCGCCGACCGGCGCGATGAGCGCCTATCTCGCGCGGCTTGCCTCCGGACGCACCTATATGGGCATCCGCGAGGTCGGCAAGAAGCTGACGGCTTATCTCGGCAAAAGTGTCGACCGGGCGATCACCCGCGCTGTCGAGCATGCGCGCGGCTATGTCACCGGCGGCACGTTGTTTGAGGAAATGGGTTTTTACCACATCGGTCCGATCGACGGCCATTCCTTCGATCACCTGCTGCCGGTCCTGCGCAATGTCCGGGACAACGCCAAGGGTCCGGTGCTGATCCACGTGGTGACGCAGAAAGGCAAAGGCTACCCGCCGGCGGAAGCGGCTGCCGACAAGTATCACGGTGTCAACAAGTTCGACGTGATCACGGGTGCCCAGACGAAGGCGAAGCCCAATGCGCCGGCCTATACCTCGGTGTTCGCGGAAGCGCTCATCCAGGAAGCGAGCCTTGACGATAAGATCGTCGCCATTACCGCCGCCATGCCGACCGGCACCGGCCTCGACAGGTTCGCATCTGTCCATCCCTCGCGTTGCTTCGATGTCGGTATCGCTGAGCAGCACGCCGTGACCTTCGCGGCGGGCCTCGCGGCAGAAGGTTACAAGCCTTTCGCGGCGCTCTATTCCACTTTCCTGCAGCGCGCCTACGACCAGGTCGTCCATGACGTGGCGATCCAGGGCCTGCCCGTCCGCTTCCCGATCGATCGCGCCGGCTTCGTCGGCGCCGACGGGCCGACGCATGCCGGGTCGTTCGATACGACCTATCTCGCCACGCTGCCCGGCTTCGTGGTGATGGCCGCCGCCGATGAGGCGGAACTGAAACATATGGTGCGCACCGCGGCGGCCTATGACGAAGGCCCGATTTCCTTCCGCTATCCGCGCGGCGAAGGCGTCGGCGTCGAACTGCCCGAACGTGGGCAGATCCTGCAGATCGGCAAGGGGCGCATCGTCAAGGAAGGCTCGAAAATCGCGCTGCTTTCGTTCGGCACGCGGCTTGCCGACTGTCTGATGGCGGCGGAAGATCTGGACGCTGCTGGCCTCTCGACGACGGTTGCCGACGCGCGTTTTGCCAAGCCGCTCGACCACGACCTCATCCGCCAGCTTGCGCGTCACCATGAAGTGCTGGTCACCATCGAAGAAGGCGCTGTCGGCGGCTTTGCAAGCCACGTGCTGCAGTTCCTTGCAATGGACGGCCTGCTCGATGGCGGACTCAAAGTGCGGCCAATGGTGATGCCGGACATCTGGATGGAACAGGCCAAACCCGAAGCCATGTATGCCGCGGCCGGGCTCGACCGGGCCGGCATCGTCTCGACCGTCTTCCAGGCGCTTGGCCAAAAACAAACTGTCGGCCTCGGGGCGGCTGGCTGA
- a CDS encoding exodeoxyribonuclease VII small subunit, which translates to MNTTTQQDVSALSFEQAVEELERIVSALERGDVALDKSIEIYERGEALKKHCEMLLKAAEDRIEKIRLDRAGKPQGVDPLDADQ; encoded by the coding sequence ATGAACACCACCACGCAACAGGACGTTTCCGCCCTCTCCTTCGAGCAGGCCGTCGAAGAATTGGAGCGTATCGTCTCGGCGCTCGAACGCGGCGACGTCGCGCTCGACAAGTCGATCGAGATCTACGAGCGCGGTGAGGCGCTGAAGAAGCATTGCGAGATGCTTCTGAAGGCCGCCGAGGACCGCATCGAGAAGATCCGGCTCGACCGCGCCGGCAAGCCGCAGGGCGTGGATCCACTCGACGCAGATCAGTGA
- a CDS encoding thiolase family protein yields MNASYDPARTPVIIAALRTPIGRVNGSLAKVEPATLAAPLIARIIADLGIDRDEIDDVLLGNAANSAGNLARLAALEAGLPVAIPGVTIDRQCGSGLEAIILAARQIQAGAGRFYLAGGSESASRAHIRLRPPLERDEELQPVRRARMAPDAIGDPDMGVAAENVAAACGISRERQDQFALESHRRAVAAAAVGRFQREIVPASTPAGLVSSDECPRANAAAETLARLKPVFVKDGTVTAGNACPINDGAAMVLVTSLTEARRLGVQFALEFVDAATAGVDPNLLGLGPVPAMAKLRARNPALDVAAVDFIEFNEAFASQVLGSLDQLDIASARVNLDGGAIALGHPYGASGTILVVRLFSQMLAAASDTEGLAMMGIGGGMGVVAHFRSLRPNHAR; encoded by the coding sequence TTGAACGCCTCATATGACCCGGCCCGCACACCCGTCATCATCGCCGCATTGCGTACCCCGATCGGCCGTGTAAACGGCAGCCTGGCCAAGGTTGAACCGGCGACGCTCGCCGCCCCGCTGATTGCCCGGATCATTGCCGACCTCGGCATCGACCGTGATGAAATCGACGACGTGCTGCTCGGTAATGCCGCCAACAGCGCCGGAAACCTTGCGCGGCTTGCGGCGCTCGAAGCCGGCCTGCCGGTTGCGATTCCCGGCGTCACCATCGACCGGCAATGCGGCTCGGGCCTCGAAGCCATCATACTTGCGGCGCGGCAGATTCAGGCCGGCGCGGGACGGTTCTACCTCGCTGGTGGCAGCGAAAGCGCCAGCCGCGCCCACATCCGGCTTCGCCCGCCGCTTGAGCGCGACGAGGAACTTCAGCCGGTCAGGCGGGCGCGGATGGCACCCGATGCTATCGGCGACCCGGATATGGGCGTTGCCGCCGAGAACGTCGCTGCTGCCTGCGGCATTTCCCGCGAACGGCAGGATCAGTTTGCCCTGGAAAGCCACCGCCGCGCCGTTGCGGCCGCGGCGGTTGGGAGGTTCCAGCGCGAGATCGTTCCAGCGTCGACACCAGCGGGTCTTGTCTCCAGTGATGAATGTCCCCGGGCAAACGCGGCGGCCGAGACGCTTGCGCGGCTGAAGCCGGTTTTCGTCAAGGATGGCACCGTGACGGCCGGCAATGCCTGTCCGATCAATGACGGAGCCGCCATGGTGCTGGTAACGAGCCTCACCGAGGCGCGCCGGCTTGGTGTTCAGTTTGCCCTGGAGTTCGTCGACGCGGCGACGGCGGGCGTTGATCCGAACCTGCTCGGGCTCGGTCCGGTTCCGGCGATGGCGAAACTTCGCGCACGCAATCCGGCGCTCGATGTCGCCGCAGTCGATTTCATCGAATTCAACGAGGCTTTCGCTTCACAGGTTCTCGGCAGCCTCGACCAACTCGATATCGCATCGGCCCGCGTCAATCTCGACGGCGGGGCGATTGCGCTCGGCCATCCCTACGGCGCGTCGGGGACAATTCTCGTCGTCAGGCTGTTTTCGCAGATGCTTGCGGCTGCATCCGACACAGAGGGCCTGGCGATGATGGGGATCGGCGGTGGCATGGGCGTGGTCGCCCACTTCCGCAGCCTCCGGCCCAATCACGCGAGATAG